One part of the Phragmites australis chromosome 3, lpPhrAust1.1, whole genome shotgun sequence genome encodes these proteins:
- the LOC133911890 gene encoding uncharacterized protein LOC133911890 isoform X2, whose translation MLHQENSETFVRRHSEQLACGNMRGPENGRPNFLLEKCQIAVCQRGEKVGPCDEELVHGVHVANAAVCPPLMESGVREATMMDHNKRPASVDMPDIVECKRVKLEDQIISKKDTYTADADEDVCEYPTYTTCERSFDSPAYESEESEDEGVDSPVHFSLAHTCVEDDLWPASFHQSAGLCPTRKPVPIGPNHQAELPECRPSGTKSSSFGDKVVVSAPSYMSDGRNEEDESDKWIRNCVMPMPGTDALSLMRKHVYCKEDCDCVDEDSINCVRKHVREAREKLKGALGADTFKELGFYDMGEEIASRWTEEEEHLFQEVVSSNPASLRRNFWYELPLAFPCKSSKELVSYYFNVFMLRKRAEQNRFDPMNIDSDDDEYQVGGDGEFAIKERADEYLPTESLTDQDDGACNQVPPGGNFYEDSDEEDELDNANGDKHDGVQGGGMLSEGLPVMPFMDHNQQAFKLDADAQDDSCTSFEAHQIGVEDGTPTDIAEDHHYRNDGFGGVGEHGFFGDHCDTKVWEIGFTSGWEKDEFLSTNNVIEEVFGKGSWENGSDAAGGQGII comes from the exons ATGCTGCATCAGGAAAACAGTGAGACTTTTGTGAGGCGCCACTCCGAACAGCTTGCATGTGGCAACATGAGGGGACCAGAGAATGGTCGTCCGAATTTCCTTCTTGAGAAATGCCAGATTGCAG TTTGTCAAAGGGGCGAAAAAGTTGGCCCATGCGATGAAGAGTTGGTACATGGTGTTCATGTAGCCAATGCTGCTGTTTGCCCGCCATTGATGGAAAGTGGTGTCAGAGAAGCAACGATGATGGATCATAACAAGCGACCTGCATCCGTTGACATGCCGGACATAGTTGAATGCAAGCGGGTGAAGCTGGAAGATCAGA TTATATCCAAGAAGGACACCTATACAGCAGATGCTGATGAGGATGTTTGTGAGTATCCCACATACACAACATGTGAAAGAAGCTTCGACTCTCCGGCATACGAGAGTGAGGAAAGTGAAGATGAGGGTGTAGATTCACCTGTCCATTTTTCACTTGCTCATACTTGTGTCGAAGACGACCTATGGCCTGCCAGTTTTCATCAATCTGCTGGTCTTTGCCCCACTAGGAAACCTGTTCCAATTGGGCCAAATCATCAGGCTGAATTACCGGAGTGTAGACCATCTGGTACAAAGAGCAGCTCCTTTGGTGATAAAGTTGTTGTTTCAGCACCCTCTTATATGTCTGATGGAagaaatgaagaagatgagagTGACAAGTGGATCAGAAACTGTGTCATGCCAATGCCTGGTACTGATGCATTATCTTTGATGCGGAAACATGTTTACTGTAAGGAAGATTGTGATTGTGTTGATGAAGATTCAATCAATTGTGTGAGGAAACATGTGAGGGAAGCAAGGGAAAAACTGAAAGGTGCCCTTGGCGCAGATACCTTCAAGGAGTTGGGATTCTATGATATGGGAGAGGAGATAGCCTCGAGATGGACAGAAGAAGAGGAGCATTTGTTCCAGGAAGTGGTCTCGTCAAATCCTGCTTCTCTGCGCAGAAATTTTTGGTATGAACTCCCTCTTGCCTTCCCATGTAAGTCCAGCAAAGAGTTAGTGAGCTACTACTTCAATGTCTTCATGTTGAGGAAGAGGGCTGAGCAGAACAGGTTTGATCCAATGAACATTGACAGTGACGATGACGAATATCAGGTAGGtggtgatggtgagtttgctatcAAAGAAAGAGCTGATGAATATTTGCCTACTGAGTCCCTTACCGATCAAGATGATGGTGCATGCAATCAAGTTCCTCCAGGGGGGAATTTTTATGAAGATTCcgatgaggaggatgagcttGATAATGCAAATGGAGACAAGCATGATGGTGTGCAGGGGGGTGGCATGTTGTCAGAGGGTCTTCCTGTCATGCCTTTTATGGACCATAATCAACAGGCCTTCAAGTTGGATGCAGATGCACAGGATGACTCGTGCACATCATTCGAGGCTCATCAGATTGGCGTTGAAGATGGGACACCTACTGACATTGCTGAAGATCATCACTACAGGAACGACGGTTTTGGTGGTGTTGGGGAACATGGATTCTTTGGTGACCATTGTGACACAAAAGTATGGGAAATTGGTTTCACCAGCGGGTGGGAGAAGGATGAATTTTTGTCAACAAACAATGTCATAGAAGAGGTGTTTGGAAAGGGGTCCTGGGAAAATGGAAGTGACGCTGCTGGTGGTCAGGGCATTATCTAA
- the LOC133911891 gene encoding SNAP25 homologous protein SNAP33-like, with protein sequence MSIPMYKKQNSIGTPVHKTNPFDSDSDSEVPSRPSRAQSVPVQRTDRSVQELEDYAVTKAEETSHKVNDCVRAAEAIREDATQILLTLHRQGEQIVQSHHVAADIECDLSVSEKLLGSLGGLFSKTWRPKRNQPIKGPISENNSFSSTANHMEQRRRLGIAPTRQECPSPVRHSPAAAMEKVQAEKAKQDDALSDLSNMLGQLKDMALDMGTEIGRQNKALDTFGDDVDELNFRVKGANQRGRRLLGK encoded by the exons ATGTCGATACCAATGTAtaagaagcaaaactcaatAGGCACTCCTGTCCATAAGACAAACCCCTTCGATTCCGACTCTGATTCTGAAGTTCCCTCAAGACCATCAAGGGCACAGTCTGTCCCCGTGCAACGCACCGATCGATCTGTGCAAGAGTTAGAAGACTATGCTGTAACCAAAGCGGAAGAAACCTCACATAAAGTAAACGATTGTGTCAGGGCTGCTGAAGCTATCAGGGAGGATGCTACACAAATCCTCCTGACTTTGCACCGTCAAGGTGAACAGATTGTGCAGTCTCATCATGTAGCAGCTGACATTGAGTGCGACCTCAGTGTG AGTGAAAAGCTTTTGGGAAGTCTGGGGGGCCTATTTTCCAAGACATGGAGGCCAAAGAGAAATCAACCAATAAAAGGACCAATTTCAGAAA ATAATTCTTTCAGCAGTACAGCAAACCACATGGAACAGAGGCGGAGGCTAGGAATTGCTCCAACACGTCAAGAATGCCCCAGTCCTGTACGTCATTCGCCTGCAGCTGCAATGGAAAAAGTTCAG GCTGAGAAAGCAAAGCAGGATGATGCACTTTCGGACTTGAGTAACATGTTGGGACAGCTGAAGGACATGGCACTCGATATGGGCACAGAAATTGGAAG GCAAAACAAAGCTCTGGATACTTTCGGTGACGATGTCGATGAGCTGAACTTCAGAGTGAAAGGGGCGAATCAACGGGGACGCCGGTTGCTGGGCAAGTGA
- the LOC133911889 gene encoding B3 domain-containing protein Os03g0212300-like — protein sequence MEQGMADLHLGEFEFFKILLPGMSKKKLRLPAKFAGELGEHRDSKLRLAGAGPLWDVDVVSSGDGVYLGRSWRQFASAHDLLEGHLLVLRYDGAGVSTVTVFDGSTCRKQYPHTAAKIFCPSPGSGSNSGGAGAGGGSPSIADPSHLAVTLRQCNLGTKQNQYLNVPVEFQDAHGYARRRRVLPRMGGRSWAVNRKRGKRVLGDRTEFKYGWHQFCVDNGLDLGDTCFFRVIREGSAGDGEEEDDHVLKVEVRKDGTFVA from the exons ATGGAGCAGGGGATGGCTGATCTGCACCTGGGCGAGTTCGAGTTCTTCAAGATCCTGCTCCCCGGGATGTCCAAGAAGAAGCTG AGGCTGCCCGCTAAGTTTGCGGGGGAGCTCGGGGAACACCGGGACTCGAAGCTGCGGCTCGCTGGAGCAGGGCCCCTGTGGGACGTGGACGTCGTCTCCAGCGGCGACGGCGTGTACCTCGGCCGCAGCTGGAGACAGTTCGCCAGCGCCCACGACCTGCTGGAGGGGCACCTGCTCGTCTTACGCTACGACGGCGCCGGCGTGTCCACCGTCACCGTCTTCGACGGGAGCACGTGCCGCAAGCAATACCCgcacaccgccgcc AAAATCTTCTGCCCATCACCAGGTAGCGGAAGCAACAGCGGTGGCGCCGGCGCTGGCGGAGGCTCGCCGTCCATCGCCGATCCGTCGCATCTCGCCGTGACACTGAGGCAGTGCAACCTTGGGACGAAGCAAAACCAGTACCTG AACGTGCCCGTCGAGTTCCAGGACGCGCACGGGTACGCGCGGCGGCGCCGGGTGTTGCCGCGGATGGGCGGCCGGTCGTGGGCCGTGAACCGGAAGCGCGGCAagcgggtgctcggggaccgcacGGAGTTCAAGTACGGGTGGCACCAGTTCTGCGTCGACAACGGCCTCGACCTCGGGGACACCTGTTTCTTCCGGGTGATCCGCGAGGGCAGCGCCGgtgacggcgaggaggaggacgaccaCGTGCTCAAGGTGGAGGTGCGCAAGGACGGCACCTTCGTCGCTTGA
- the LOC133911890 gene encoding uncharacterized protein LOC133911890 isoform X1: MLHQENSETFVRRHSEQLACGNMRGPENGRPNFLLEKCQIAVCPKVCQRGEKVGPCDEELVHGVHVANAAVCPPLMESGVREATMMDHNKRPASVDMPDIVECKRVKLEDQIISKKDTYTADADEDVCEYPTYTTCERSFDSPAYESEESEDEGVDSPVHFSLAHTCVEDDLWPASFHQSAGLCPTRKPVPIGPNHQAELPECRPSGTKSSSFGDKVVVSAPSYMSDGRNEEDESDKWIRNCVMPMPGTDALSLMRKHVYCKEDCDCVDEDSINCVRKHVREAREKLKGALGADTFKELGFYDMGEEIASRWTEEEEHLFQEVVSSNPASLRRNFWYELPLAFPCKSSKELVSYYFNVFMLRKRAEQNRFDPMNIDSDDDEYQVGGDGEFAIKERADEYLPTESLTDQDDGACNQVPPGGNFYEDSDEEDELDNANGDKHDGVQGGGMLSEGLPVMPFMDHNQQAFKLDADAQDDSCTSFEAHQIGVEDGTPTDIAEDHHYRNDGFGGVGEHGFFGDHCDTKVWEIGFTSGWEKDEFLSTNNVIEEVFGKGSWENGSDAAGGQGII; encoded by the exons ATGCTGCATCAGGAAAACAGTGAGACTTTTGTGAGGCGCCACTCCGAACAGCTTGCATGTGGCAACATGAGGGGACCAGAGAATGGTCGTCCGAATTTCCTTCTTGAGAAATGCCAGATTGCAG TTTGTCCCAAAGTTTGTCAAAGGGGCGAAAAAGTTGGCCCATGCGATGAAGAGTTGGTACATGGTGTTCATGTAGCCAATGCTGCTGTTTGCCCGCCATTGATGGAAAGTGGTGTCAGAGAAGCAACGATGATGGATCATAACAAGCGACCTGCATCCGTTGACATGCCGGACATAGTTGAATGCAAGCGGGTGAAGCTGGAAGATCAGA TTATATCCAAGAAGGACACCTATACAGCAGATGCTGATGAGGATGTTTGTGAGTATCCCACATACACAACATGTGAAAGAAGCTTCGACTCTCCGGCATACGAGAGTGAGGAAAGTGAAGATGAGGGTGTAGATTCACCTGTCCATTTTTCACTTGCTCATACTTGTGTCGAAGACGACCTATGGCCTGCCAGTTTTCATCAATCTGCTGGTCTTTGCCCCACTAGGAAACCTGTTCCAATTGGGCCAAATCATCAGGCTGAATTACCGGAGTGTAGACCATCTGGTACAAAGAGCAGCTCCTTTGGTGATAAAGTTGTTGTTTCAGCACCCTCTTATATGTCTGATGGAagaaatgaagaagatgagagTGACAAGTGGATCAGAAACTGTGTCATGCCAATGCCTGGTACTGATGCATTATCTTTGATGCGGAAACATGTTTACTGTAAGGAAGATTGTGATTGTGTTGATGAAGATTCAATCAATTGTGTGAGGAAACATGTGAGGGAAGCAAGGGAAAAACTGAAAGGTGCCCTTGGCGCAGATACCTTCAAGGAGTTGGGATTCTATGATATGGGAGAGGAGATAGCCTCGAGATGGACAGAAGAAGAGGAGCATTTGTTCCAGGAAGTGGTCTCGTCAAATCCTGCTTCTCTGCGCAGAAATTTTTGGTATGAACTCCCTCTTGCCTTCCCATGTAAGTCCAGCAAAGAGTTAGTGAGCTACTACTTCAATGTCTTCATGTTGAGGAAGAGGGCTGAGCAGAACAGGTTTGATCCAATGAACATTGACAGTGACGATGACGAATATCAGGTAGGtggtgatggtgagtttgctatcAAAGAAAGAGCTGATGAATATTTGCCTACTGAGTCCCTTACCGATCAAGATGATGGTGCATGCAATCAAGTTCCTCCAGGGGGGAATTTTTATGAAGATTCcgatgaggaggatgagcttGATAATGCAAATGGAGACAAGCATGATGGTGTGCAGGGGGGTGGCATGTTGTCAGAGGGTCTTCCTGTCATGCCTTTTATGGACCATAATCAACAGGCCTTCAAGTTGGATGCAGATGCACAGGATGACTCGTGCACATCATTCGAGGCTCATCAGATTGGCGTTGAAGATGGGACACCTACTGACATTGCTGAAGATCATCACTACAGGAACGACGGTTTTGGTGGTGTTGGGGAACATGGATTCTTTGGTGACCATTGTGACACAAAAGTATGGGAAATTGGTTTCACCAGCGGGTGGGAGAAGGATGAATTTTTGTCAACAAACAATGTCATAGAAGAGGTGTTTGGAAAGGGGTCCTGGGAAAATGGAAGTGACGCTGCTGGTGGTCAGGGCATTATCTAA